The following proteins come from a genomic window of Sorghum bicolor cultivar BTx623 chromosome 3, Sorghum_bicolor_NCBIv3, whole genome shotgun sequence:
- the LOC8063102 gene encoding receptor kinase-like protein Xa21, translating into MALFVLLMPYAAALTPPPSNSTDLAALLAFRAQVKDPLGVLVGNWTAAASFCSWVGVSCGHRGRRVTGLEFTDVPLQGSIAPQLGNLSFLSSLVLSNLSLVGPVPDELGGLPRLRILVLSDNSLSGTIPSTLGNLARLETLELDSNNLFGEIPHELQNLRSLQTLDLGGNELSGALMSGLFNNTPDLSVIHLGSNRLTGGIPASIASLSKLEMLVLEDNLLSGPMTPAIFNMSQMQAIYATRNNLSGRIPGNESFHLPMLQVISLGENQFEGPIPLGLSACKNLEMLALEVNNFTGIVPSWLATLPNLTIIYLSMNNITGKIPIELCNHTKLVGLDLSENKLQGRIPSELGQLTNLRFLGLANNQITGVIPESIGNLSNLTQIDLLGNRLTGSVPISFSNLLNLRRIYVDENHLSGNLDFLAALSNCRSLTTIGIANNEFTGRLPTSIGNLSTLLETFRVANNNINGSIPGTLANLTSLSVLYLGGNNLSGKIPTPITAMNNLQELDLSHNSLSGTIPEEISRLTNLVHLQLDSNKLTGPIPSNINSLRQLQIMTLSQNSLSSTIPTSLWDLQNLIELDLSQNSLNGFLPADVGKLTAITMMDLSGNKLSGDIPVSLGELRMMTYLNLSRNLFQGSIPGSFGNILNIEELDLSSNALSGAIPKSLTNLTYLANLNLSFNRLDGQIPEGGVFSNITLKSLMGNNALCGLPRLGIAQCQNTSIQSRPKNLLIKVLLPSLLAFFALAVFLYMLVRMKVNNQRKMLVPSDTDLQNYQLISYYELVRATSNFTDDNLLGEGSFGKVFKGELDNGSLVAVKVLNMQHESASKSFDKECSALRMARHRNLVKIISTCSNLDFKALILEYMPHGSLDDWLYSNNGRQLSFLQRVGIMLDVAMALEYLHHQHFEAVLHCDLKPNNILLDKDMIAHVSDFGISKLLVGDDNSITLTSMPGTVGYMAPEFGSTGKASRASDVYSYGIVLLEVFTRKRPTDSMFVGDISLRQWVSQAFPYQLTNVVDSSIQKELNDDIQDASKPPENFSILNTCLASRIDLALLCSSAAPDERIPMSDVVVKLNKIKSNYSSMVAVPGIA; encoded by the exons ATGGCGCTCTTCGTCTTACTGATGCCTTATGCCGCTGCACTCACCCCACCACCATCCAACTCCACGGACCTCGCTGCGCTGCTCGCCTTCAGAGCGCAGGTCAAGGACCCCCTCGGCGTCCTGGTCGGCAACTGGACTGCCGCTGCGTCCTTCTGCTCGTGGGTCGGCGTCTCGTGCGGCCACCGCGGGCGGCGCGTCACCGGCCTTGAGTTCACCGACGTGCCACTCCAGGGCAGCATCGCCCCGCAGCTCGGcaacctctccttcctctccagcCTTGTCctcagcaacctcagcctcgtgGGCCCTGTGCCAGACGAGCTTGGCGGTCTGCCCCGGCTCCGAATCCTTGTCCTTTCAGACAACAGCTTGTCAGGTACCATCCCGTCCACCCTTGGCAACCTCGCTAGGCTGGAGACGCTCGAGCTTGACAGTAACAACTTGTTCGgggagattccacatgagctgcAAAATTTGCGCAGCCTTCAGACGTTAGATTTGGGAGGCAATGAGCTGAGCGGGGCGCTAATGTCAGGCCTGTTCAACAACACGCCAGATTTGAGCGTGATACACCTTGGTTCAAATAGGCTAACGGGAGGAATTCCTGCAAGCATTGCCTCTCTGTCAAAGCTGGAGATGCTTGTCCTGGAAGACAATCTTCTCTCCGGACCCATGACGCCTGCTATCTTCAACATGTCCCAGATGCAAGCAATATATGCCACCAGGAACAATCTCTCAGGTAGGATTCCTGGAAATGAGAGCTTTCACCTCCCTATGTTGCAAGTGATCTCTCTTGGTGAAAACCAGTTCGAGGGACCTATTCCCTTGGGTCTCTCTGCCTGCAAGAACCTCGAAATGCTCGCCCTTGAAGTAAACAACTTCACTGGTATTGTGCCATCATGGCTAGCAACACTGCCCAACCTAACTATAATATACCTGTCAATGAATAACATCACCGGGAAGATACCGATTGAGCTCTGCAATCATACAAAGCTTGTTGGTTTGGACCTCAGCGAGAACAAGCTACAAGGGAGGATTCCGTCAGAACTGGGGCAGCTGACAAACCTCCGGTTTCTAGGTCTTGCAAACAACCAAATAACTGGTGTCATTCCAGAATCCATAGGCAATCTATCAAACCTTACCCAAATAGATTTACTTGGAAACAGATTGACAGGATCAGTGCCTATATCATTTAGCAACTTGCTGAATCTCCGTCGCATCTATGTTGATGAGAACCATCTCTCTGGGAATCTAGATTTCCTAGCTGCATTATCCAACTGCAGAAGCTTGACTACCATTGGCATAGCAAACAATGAGTTCACAGGGAGGCTACCAACTTCAATTGGAAACCTTAGCACACTGCTAGAAACTTTTCGAGTAGCTAACAACAACATCAATGGAAGCATCCCTGGTACATTGGCTAACCTTACCAGCTTATCAGTACTGTATCTTGGTGGAAATAACCTGAGTGGGAAGATCCCTACACCAATCACTGCAATGAACAATCTCCAAGAATTGGACCTCTCCCACAACAGCTTGTCTGGCACCATCCCAGAAGAAATCAGTAGATTAACAAACCTAGTTCATTTACAACTTGACAGCAATAAACTAACTGGTCCCATTCCAAGCAATATCAATAGCCTAAGGCAGCTGCAAATCATGACGTTATCCCAAAACTCATTGTCTTCAACCATACCAACAAGTCTGTGGGATCTTCAGAACCTTATTGAGCTTGATTTGTCACAGAACTCTTTAAATGGGTTCCTGCCTGCTGATGTTGGAAAATTGACAGCAATTACCATGATGGATTTATCAGGAAACAAGCTATCAGGTGACATCCCAGTTTCCTTGGGTGAACTCCGCATGATGACATATCTCAATCTGTCCAGAAATTTATTCCAAGGATCAATACCTGGTTCATTTGGCAATATACTTAATATTGAGGAATTGGATCTATCGTCCAATGCACTTTCTGGTGCCATCCCAAAATCCTTGACCAATCTCACTTACCTTGCCAACTTGAACCTTTCTTTTAACAGATTGGATGGACAGATACCAGAAGGAGGAGTGTTCTCAAATATCACACTCAAATCATTGATGGGGAACAATGCGCTGTGTGGCCTTCCTCGCCTAGGTATAGCACAGTGTCAGAACACCAGTATTCAGTCGCGACCAAAAAACCTGTTGATAAAAGTTTTACTACCTTCATTACTGGCATTTTTCGCTTTAGCTGTGTTCTTGTATATGTTGGTAAGAATGAAGGTGAACAACCAAAGAAAGATGCTAGTACCCTCAGACACAGACTTGCAGAACTATCAGCTGATCTCATACTATGAACTTGTTCGTGCAACCAGCAACTTCACcgatgataatttgctaggggaaGGAAGCTTTGGTAAGGTCTTCAAAGGTGAGCTAGATAATGGATCTTTGGTAGCAGTGAAGGTACTAAACATGCAGCACGAATCAGCTTCCAAGAGCTTTGACAAAGAATGCAGTGCACTTCGAATGGCTCGGCATCGGAATCTGGTGAAGATAATTAGCACTTGTTCCAATCTTGACTTCAAAGCACTAATTCTTGAGTATATGCCTCATGGTAGTttggatgattggttgtacTCAAATAATGGGAGGCAACTCAGTTTCCTCCAAAGGGTTGGCATCATGCTGGATGTTGCAATGGCACTGGAGTATCTGCATCACCAGCATTTTGAAGCTGTCCTGCATTGTGATTTAAAGCCAAACAATATCTTGCTTGACAAGGACATGATTGCACATGTTTCTGACTTCGGCATTTCCAAGTTGCTAGTTGGagatgacaactccatcacattAACAAGCATGCCCGGAACTGTAGGATACATGGCTCCAG AGTTCGGATCAACAGGAAAAGCATCACGGGCCAGTGATGTTTACAGTTATGGAATTGTTCTCCTTGAAGTCTTCACGAGGAAAAGGCCGACCGATTCAATGTTTGTCGGTGACATCAGCTTGAGGCAGTGGGTTAGTCAAGCATTCCCATATCAACTCACAAATGTCGTTGACAGTAGCATACAAAAGGAGCTTAATGATGATATTCAAGACGCAAGTAAACCTCCTGAGAACTTCAGTATCTTGAATACCTGCCTAGCGTCTAGAATTGATTTGGCCTTGCTTTGCTCAAGTGCTGCACCTGATGAAAGGATCCCAATGAGTGATGTGGTTGTGAAGTTAAACAAGATCAAGTCAAACTACAGTTCAATGGTTGCAGTTCCTGGCAttgccta a